The proteins below are encoded in one region of Ferroplasma acidiphilum:
- a CDS encoding type I 3-dehydroquinate dehydratase: MPENSCIIYTSMFFPDSRQMKLEFDKNKDNFKGHYEIRYDLFNDKSLKNLEDMLMYLNSHKVDYIFTFRSADKNEIEKVYGTALKFNPPVIDIDIKSFIFNKNIFNNSKLMISFHGDNNDDVPALLEDMSEFNPDIYKIALAYTDIEKFLKDLNYLYAYRKKNGIKLAYIPMGSENSFLRVVSAYLVSDYSYASYTQPTAPGQISKEQFQAVLEMFRPDTPV; the protein is encoded by the coding sequence ATGCCTGAAAATTCATGCATTATATATACGTCAATGTTTTTTCCTGACTCCCGCCAGATGAAACTGGAATTTGACAAAAATAAAGATAATTTCAAGGGCCATTATGAAATCAGATACGACCTTTTTAATGATAAGAGCCTGAAAAATCTAGAAGATATGCTTATGTATTTAAATTCACATAAGGTTGATTATATATTCACATTCAGGTCTGCAGATAAAAATGAAATAGAGAAAGTATATGGTACTGCATTAAAATTCAACCCGCCGGTTATTGACATTGATATTAAATCATTTATATTCAATAAAAATATATTTAACAACTCAAAGCTAATGATATCGTTCCACGGAGATAATAATGATGATGTTCCAGCCCTGTTAGAAGATATGTCAGAATTCAACCCTGACATTTACAAGATCGCACTCGCATATACTGACATAGAAAAATTTCTCAAGGACCTCAATTACCTTTATGCTTACAGAAAAAAGAACGGGATAAAATTAGCTTACATACCTATGGGCTCGGAAAATAGTTTTTTAAGAGTAGTATCTGCATATCTAGTTTCCGATTATTCCTACGCATCATATACACAACCTACAGCTCCCGGGCAAATATCGAAGGAACAATTTCAAGCTGTTCTGGAAATGTTCCGTCCAGACACCCCCGTATGA
- a CDS encoding MarC family protein — protein MAILLLFITVFVALFAIMNPIGAVPILITLTDGYSLKERKEVIRRSVYMASGMVFGFMFLGVYIFDILGISIYDFEIAGGILLFKVGFDMLQGKTSTTKITNAEQQDSADREGIAIAPIGTPLLAGPGTITTAIIYFNRAGIDIFSRLMVVLAVILVLILAFIILRYSLPIFQKIGKTGSIVISRIMGLLLTAIAIDLITTGIIHIFHV, from the coding sequence ATGGCAATTCTACTTTTGTTTATCACTGTATTCGTGGCATTATTCGCAATAATGAATCCAATAGGTGCGGTTCCTATACTGATAACGCTTACAGATGGATACAGTCTGAAAGAACGGAAGGAAGTTATACGTAGAAGTGTGTACATGGCTTCCGGCATGGTTTTCGGATTTATGTTTCTGGGAGTTTATATTTTTGATATACTTGGAATTAGCATATACGATTTTGAAATAGCTGGAGGCATACTTCTTTTCAAGGTTGGTTTTGATATGCTTCAGGGGAAAACATCAACCACAAAGATAACAAATGCAGAACAGCAGGATTCAGCTGATCGGGAAGGCATAGCTATAGCACCGATAGGAACGCCTCTACTGGCAGGGCCAGGAACTATAACCACAGCAATTATTTACTTCAACAGAGCTGGAATAGACATATTTTCCAGGCTGATGGTAGTTCTAGCAGTAATACTTGTATTGATACTGGCGTTTATTATTCTCAGGTATTCCCTTCCCATATTCCAGAAAATCGGGAAGACCGGATCAATAGTAATATCAAGGATAATGGGATTGTTGCTTACTGCTATAGCTATTGACCTTATTACAACAGGTATCATCCATATTTTTCATGTGTGA
- a CDS encoding ATP-binding protein: protein MGTYVNYTEYPDTSFIKIPSNPLDRVIGQEEAVRLALIAAKQRRNLLLVGPPGVGKSMIAQAMSFYISRPEEEIRVVHNPSYPERPFIEVRTIAEIENEKHEMNSIEGEIIEPKDAPDNVAQRLGYKCPHCGFYSSPTESVCPNCNNPKVVNNTQGPFNDVFNVIGVAFGVNNNNDRVTQTRKVGDKEQIVVYEKYGDKIRVLDEKTLERRRKLEKKSPSKVIVPIDRNPFVLATGASETELLGDVRHDPYGGHPQLGTMPYERIVAGSVHMAHEGVLFIDEITHLGNLQRFILTAMQERKFPIVGRNPQSAGASVKVDDVPTDFILVAACNIQDLQYILSPLRSRIVGNGYEVLMENSIPDTKENRMKYLQFIAQEINVDGKIPHMTMDAADLIINEGRRRALEEHKSNALTLKLRELGGLIRASGDMSIENGHKLIEKSDVKEALSLYVPVEEKIKKYYGSMNNALGEEATGSQRGEYYNYYNNSEDRSYQ, encoded by the coding sequence ATGGGAACATATGTAAATTATACAGAATACCCCGATACATCATTCATAAAAATCCCATCTAACCCCCTTGATAGAGTAATAGGGCAGGAAGAGGCTGTTCGCCTGGCATTGATTGCCGCAAAACAGAGAAGGAATCTTTTACTTGTAGGTCCACCCGGTGTTGGAAAATCAATGATAGCCCAGGCAATGTCATTTTACATTAGCAGGCCTGAGGAAGAAATAAGGGTTGTCCACAATCCTTCGTATCCTGAACGGCCGTTTATTGAGGTCAGGACAATTGCCGAAATTGAAAATGAAAAACACGAAATGAATTCGATAGAGGGAGAGATTATAGAACCAAAAGATGCACCTGATAATGTTGCACAGAGGCTGGGTTATAAATGCCCGCACTGTGGTTTTTACTCATCTCCTACGGAAAGTGTTTGCCCGAACTGCAACAACCCGAAGGTTGTAAACAACACACAGGGCCCATTTAATGATGTTTTCAATGTAATAGGAGTTGCTTTTGGTGTAAACAACAACAATGACAGGGTAACCCAGACAAGAAAAGTGGGAGATAAAGAGCAGATAGTTGTATACGAAAAATACGGTGACAAAATACGTGTCCTGGATGAAAAAACTCTGGAACGCAGGCGGAAGCTTGAGAAAAAGAGCCCGAGTAAGGTTATTGTGCCAATTGATAGGAATCCATTTGTGCTGGCAACTGGAGCCAGTGAAACAGAACTTTTAGGAGATGTAAGGCATGATCCCTATGGCGGGCACCCCCAGCTGGGGACTATGCCATATGAGAGGATTGTTGCCGGTTCAGTGCATATGGCCCACGAGGGTGTTCTTTTCATTGATGAAATCACACACCTGGGCAATCTACAGCGTTTTATCCTGACAGCAATGCAGGAGAGGAAATTCCCAATAGTCGGAAGAAATCCACAGAGTGCTGGAGCCAGCGTCAAGGTTGATGATGTGCCCACAGATTTTATTCTGGTAGCTGCTTGCAATATTCAGGACTTGCAATATATACTCAGCCCATTACGATCCAGAATTGTGGGTAATGGATATGAGGTATTAATGGAAAATTCCATACCTGATACCAAGGAAAACCGTATGAAATATCTCCAATTCATAGCACAGGAAATAAATGTAGATGGCAAGATTCCACATATGACTATGGATGCTGCTGATTTGATTATAAATGAAGGCAGGCGCAGGGCATTGGAAGAGCATAAAAGCAATGCTTTGACACTTAAATTGAGAGAACTTGGCGGCCTGATTCGCGCCTCCGGTGATATGTCAATTGAAAATGGGCACAAACTCATAGAAAAATCCGATGTTAAAGAGGCATTATCGCTTTATGTCCCGGTTGAGGAAAAAATAAAGAAGTACTACGGCAGCATGAATAACGCACTGGGTGAGGAAGCGACAGGTTCCCAGCGTGGGGAATACTATAATTACTACAACAACAGTGAGGACCGGTCATACCAGTGA
- the dnaG gene encoding DNA primase DnaG, with product MNVDPNITKYVIKAKIVTDGVVEKPDVVGAIFGQTEGLLGEELDLRDLQKSGKIGRIEVEIDTKKGRTEGFVLIPSGLDQVESSILAAALETIDRIGPCKAKVDIEDVEDVRINKRDKVIQRAEELYKKMGTNGKSLSESIIQSVREEVEKKEILSYGEEHLPAGPAVGTSDSIIVVEGRNDVLNLLRYGIKNTIAVQGTSVPKTVKELSKARTVTLFVDGDHGGELIIKEMLQVADVDFIARAPPGTEVEELTYKQIVKALKYKAPVNQYLESHGMIEELKEFTEKNNKAIADMNVNTTVKEEPQQKKQEKEPKHVETAEVEAPVIEEINDINDPRFVRNKLNELFESKAVEIYDDAGNPIARYPVSDAAELMQSVKNGTTIISGGVISQRFVDIAFSMGVKSIYGMKIGHVTKKPDEIRVVTWEHM from the coding sequence ATGAATGTCGATCCAAACATAACGAAATATGTTATCAAAGCAAAGATAGTAACTGACGGAGTTGTTGAAAAACCAGATGTTGTTGGTGCAATATTTGGTCAAACTGAAGGATTATTGGGTGAAGAATTAGATTTAAGGGATTTGCAAAAAAGTGGGAAAATTGGAAGAATTGAAGTTGAGATAGATACTAAAAAAGGCAGAACAGAGGGCTTTGTCCTTATTCCGTCCGGGCTTGACCAGGTTGAGAGTTCAATTCTTGCTGCTGCTCTTGAAACTATAGACAGAATAGGGCCCTGTAAGGCGAAGGTTGATATAGAAGACGTGGAAGACGTAAGAATTAACAAAAGAGATAAGGTTATACAGAGAGCCGAGGAATTGTATAAAAAAATGGGTACAAACGGGAAAAGCCTCAGTGAAAGTATTATCCAATCTGTAAGGGAAGAAGTCGAAAAAAAGGAGATTCTTTCCTATGGAGAGGAACACCTCCCTGCTGGACCGGCTGTTGGAACTTCAGATTCTATTATAGTTGTTGAAGGCAGAAATGATGTCCTTAATCTTTTAAGGTATGGCATAAAAAATACCATAGCTGTACAGGGAACAAGTGTTCCAAAAACGGTTAAAGAGCTTTCCAAAGCAAGGACTGTAACATTATTTGTTGATGGTGACCATGGGGGCGAACTAATAATAAAGGAAATGCTCCAGGTTGCTGATGTTGACTTTATAGCCAGGGCTCCACCAGGAACAGAGGTTGAGGAGCTTACATATAAGCAGATAGTAAAAGCACTTAAATACAAAGCACCTGTAAACCAGTATCTTGAATCCCACGGAATGATTGAGGAACTGAAGGAATTTACCGAGAAAAACAATAAAGCCATAGCAGATATGAACGTAAATACTACAGTTAAGGAGGAGCCCCAACAGAAGAAACAAGAGAAAGAGCCTAAACACGTGGAAACCGCTGAAGTGGAAGCACCGGTAATAGAGGAAATCAACGATATAAACGATCCAAGATTTGTGAGAAATAAATTGAACGAGTTATTTGAAAGCAAAGCCGTTGAAATTTATGATGATGCGGGAAATCCCATAGCAAGATATCCAGTATCCGATGCAGCTGAATTGATGCAGAGCGTAAAAAACGGAACAACAATTATCAGTGGCGGAGTAATATCCCAGAGATTTGTTGATATTGCTTTCAGCATGGGCGTAAAATCTATTTATGGCATGAAAATCGGACATGTGACAAAAAAACCGGATGAGATAAGGGTGGTTACATGGGAACATATGTAA
- a CDS encoding TIM barrel protein, which yields MIKFGVAGIPLTSKGRTYMDSIQEVANLGLNSLEVQLLRVNVSEDPAIEYVDMYPKDVTDSIIVDVLRPDDTGNYRSIGTEKEIEEDDIVQEIFWNMARNYDELKEGSEIARELDVDISMHAPYYMDLLNGGEMAEKSLNHLRWSLLIGKAMGAKRIITHTGFYTRKKSESLKNALDIYADVAKKFSHENGYPYIGVEASGKKDLFGTQKELFYLADRIPEVEPILNFPHIHSINNGSLIDAKNFEDVVAAFAKYAKYDLYSEFGGVEYDNGNELKITAIKHGDLKFETLAEVISTSDRDMDIISMSPLLEHDAQYMELMYWRALSKKYQKKLAKKI from the coding sequence ATGATAAAGTTTGGTGTTGCTGGAATACCACTTACCAGTAAGGGAAGAACGTATATGGATTCAATTCAGGAAGTGGCAAATCTCGGCTTAAATTCTCTTGAAGTTCAACTTTTAAGGGTAAATGTGAGTGAAGACCCGGCAATTGAATATGTTGATATGTATCCTAAGGATGTTACAGACTCCATCATTGTTGACGTTTTAAGGCCTGATGACACCGGTAACTATAGAAGCATAGGCACTGAAAAGGAAATAGAAGAAGATGACATAGTGCAGGAAATTTTCTGGAATATGGCACGCAATTATGATGAATTGAAAGAGGGAAGTGAAATAGCCAGGGAACTTGATGTGGATATATCAATGCATGCTCCATATTATATGGATCTATTAAATGGCGGGGAAATGGCAGAGAAGTCACTTAACCATTTGCGATGGTCGCTTTTAATAGGAAAGGCCATGGGGGCTAAAAGAATAATTACCCATACAGGATTTTATACCAGAAAAAAATCTGAAAGCCTCAAAAACGCCCTTGATATTTATGCAGACGTTGCAAAAAAATTTTCACATGAAAATGGATATCCATATATTGGCGTAGAAGCTTCCGGCAAAAAAGACCTGTTCGGGACACAGAAAGAACTGTTTTATCTTGCGGATCGGATACCGGAGGTGGAACCCATACTTAACTTCCCACACATCCACTCCATAAATAATGGTTCACTTATAGACGCGAAGAACTTTGAAGATGTGGTTGCTGCATTTGCGAAATATGCAAAGTATGATCTGTATTCAGAATTTGGTGGAGTAGAATACGATAACGGGAACGAATTAAAGATAACTGCAATAAAACACGGAGACCTCAAATTTGAAACTCTTGCAGAGGTAATATCTACCAGTGACAGGGATATGGATATTATATCCATGTCTCCCCTGCTTGAGCATGATGCCCAGTATATGGAGTTAATGTACTGGAGGGCACTTTCAAAAAAATATCAGAAAAAACTCGCAAAGAAAATATAG
- a CDS encoding DUF5611 family protein: MRTYPVKKTIKINETYVMETLKSRNLEFQQEGDHIISSYPGLKKIELWTDGKKLYVETETDTQYSNPGETIKFFNNLLEALTGYTTKERKKLISK, translated from the coding sequence ATGAGAACATATCCTGTTAAAAAAACAATTAAAATTAATGAAACGTATGTAATGGAAACCCTGAAATCTAGAAACCTTGAATTTCAACAGGAAGGAGACCATATAATTTCTTCATATCCCGGACTAAAAAAAATTGAACTATGGACAGACGGGAAGAAATTATATGTTGAAACAGAAACAGATACCCAGTACAGTAATCCAGGGGAAACAATAAAATTCTTTAACAATTTGCTTGAAGCCCTCACCGGATATACAACAAAGGAAAGGAAGAAGCTAATATCTAAATAG
- a CDS encoding DUF3198 domain-containing protein, with protein MYRDKLYIVYIIISIVSLLFLIISLNGLLFHNQYLINLIPLKSLGNWQYWILIASTIVFIYFAYLTYSILNDIYTFKKLLKSSSKKTFIDNMPSLERISKRLGKNYDELLKQAKHKWGIKK; from the coding sequence ATGTACAGGGATAAATTATATATAGTATATATTATAATAAGCATTGTATCACTACTTTTTCTTATAATCTCTCTAAACGGTTTGCTATTCCATAATCAATATTTGATAAACCTGATCCCGTTAAAGTCACTTGGCAACTGGCAGTACTGGATATTGATAGCCTCAACAATTGTATTCATATATTTTGCTTATTTGACATATTCAATACTTAATGATATATACACATTTAAAAAATTATTAAAGAGCAGCAGCAAAAAAACTTTTATTGATAATATGCCCAGCCTGGAAAGAATTTCAAAGAGGCTTGGGAAAAACTATGATGAGCTGCTTAAGCAGGCAAAACATAAATGGGGAATAAAAAAATAA
- the speE gene encoding polyamine aminopropyltransferase, with the protein MRLIENWFSERYSDNLQLSFRVKDQLLSVKTDYQRIDLFDTYDFGKLLSIDGTVQLTEKDEYVYHEMITMVPHYFNSRPSNVLIIGGGDGGAARRLLDLGTDKITNVEIDGNVVEIAKKYFPDISSSFKDSRVKLIVGDGIKYIKETENKFDRIIIDSTDPVGPAEGLFSRDFYEDIKAHLTDDGIVVTQSGSPYYQPAALAMAHKGMSEVFKSVKTYCAFIPTYPSGLWSFTMASSGEMKLRDEKAKSGKYFNSDILTGSFYLPEFVKNILK; encoded by the coding sequence ATGAGATTAATAGAAAATTGGTTTTCGGAAAGATACTCGGACAATTTGCAACTATCCTTCAGGGTAAAGGACCAGCTACTTTCCGTTAAAACGGACTACCAGAGAATAGACCTTTTCGATACCTATGATTTTGGAAAGTTATTATCCATAGATGGAACCGTGCAATTAACTGAAAAAGATGAATACGTTTACCATGAAATGATAACTATGGTTCCCCATTATTTCAACTCCAGGCCATCAAATGTATTAATAATAGGCGGCGGGGACGGTGGAGCAGCCAGAAGGTTGCTGGACCTTGGGACAGATAAGATTACAAATGTTGAAATTGATGGAAATGTTGTAGAGATTGCAAAAAAATATTTTCCAGATATATCGTCATCTTTCAAGGATAGCAGGGTAAAATTAATTGTAGGGGATGGAATAAAATACATAAAAGAAACAGAGAATAAATTTGACAGGATAATAATAGATTCCACGGATCCTGTTGGCCCGGCCGAGGGATTATTCTCCAGAGATTTCTATGAGGACATAAAGGCACATTTAACAGATGATGGAATAGTGGTAACACAATCGGGTTCTCCATACTATCAGCCAGCTGCCCTGGCTATGGCACATAAAGGCATGTCAGAGGTATTTAAAAGCGTAAAGACATACTGTGCATTTATACCCACATATCCAAGCGGACTATGGTCATTTACAATGGCATCTTCCGGAGAAATGAAACTGAGGGATGAAAAAGCAAAGTCTGGCAAATATTTCAATAGTGATATATTGACCGGTTCATTTTATCTTCCGGAATTTGTTAAAAATATACTAAAATAA
- a CDS encoding HU family DNA-binding protein — protein sequence MVGISELSKKVASTTNTTQKKTAEIITAFLKETVESVNAGNKVNLADFGIFERKEQKERVARNPKTREEIKVPAKDKFVFRASSAIKYKD from the coding sequence ATGGTAGGTATAAGTGAATTATCAAAGAAGGTTGCCAGCACTACAAACACGACCCAGAAGAAGACAGCAGAGATAATAACGGCATTCCTTAAGGAAACAGTAGAATCAGTCAATGCAGGAAACAAAGTCAACCTTGCTGATTTCGGAATCTTTGAAAGAAAGGAACAGAAGGAAAGAGTTGCAAGAAACCCTAAAACCAGAGAAGAAATCAAAGTTCCAGCTAAAGACAAATTTGTATTCAGGGCATCTTCTGCTATAAAATACAAAGATTAA
- a CDS encoding bifunctional N(6)-L-threonylcarbamoyladenine synthase/serine/threonine protein kinase: protein MKVLGLEGTAHTISAGIVDDNRIISNFSSTYIPKNGGIHPREAAIHHADNILPVMKKAFEESGLSPGQINLVAFSMGPGLGPCLRVVATAARAFSIKYGIPLIGVNHPLGHVEIGRKLSGAKDPIMLYISGGNTQIIAHEENSYKVLGETMDIGLGNLLDKLARDVGIPFPGGPKIEEFALKGDKLLDLPYSVKGMDTSFSGIYTAARNYIGRESIENICYSVQETTFSMLVEVLERALYYTDKREILLAGGVARNDRLRSMVSHMAKSSGYVAYLTDKKYCMDNGAMIAQAGMLMYLSGQRQHIMDTKVNQSFRIDEVKVPWINSKKPVISNNRGAEALISESQFYGRKTITKQRVEKEYRNQELDRKIRTERMKNEFNLIFRLKSNGINSPILYDFDKYNFTLVMQKLDGITLNKLIRSGDNYMAVINKLGQIIGEMHNLLISHGDLNPNNIMVVGPDIYLIDPSMGKFNCEIEDMADDIFLLTESFKNLYSNYDVLENHFISSYKEKSTNYVEIIKTLDEIKQRRRYV, encoded by the coding sequence ATGAAAGTCCTGGGGCTTGAGGGCACAGCTCATACAATAAGTGCCGGTATCGTAGACGATAATAGAATCATTTCAAATTTCTCATCAACTTACATACCAAAAAATGGTGGCATACATCCAAGGGAAGCAGCAATCCACCACGCCGATAACATATTGCCTGTTATGAAGAAAGCATTTGAAGAAAGTGGCCTATCACCTGGCCAGATAAACCTGGTGGCTTTTTCCATGGGCCCCGGCCTAGGGCCGTGTTTGAGGGTTGTAGCTACAGCTGCCAGGGCATTTTCAATTAAATACGGGATTCCATTAATAGGTGTTAACCACCCGCTCGGGCATGTGGAAATAGGAAGGAAACTTTCCGGGGCAAAGGATCCTATAATGTTATATATTTCCGGGGGGAATACACAGATTATAGCACATGAAGAAAATTCCTATAAAGTTCTTGGGGAGACCATGGATATTGGGCTGGGAAATCTGCTGGACAAACTGGCAAGGGATGTAGGCATACCATTTCCAGGAGGACCAAAAATAGAGGAATTTGCTTTAAAAGGTGATAAATTGCTGGATTTGCCATACTCTGTAAAGGGAATGGATACATCATTTTCAGGAATTTATACAGCAGCCAGGAATTATATAGGAAGGGAATCCATAGAAAATATATGCTATAGCGTCCAGGAAACAACCTTTTCCATGCTGGTAGAGGTTTTAGAACGGGCATTATATTATACAGATAAAAGGGAGATTTTACTTGCAGGAGGGGTAGCCAGAAACGATCGGCTCCGTTCAATGGTTTCACATATGGCAAAGTCATCTGGATATGTTGCCTATCTTACAGATAAAAAATACTGTATGGATAATGGTGCCATGATCGCACAGGCAGGCATGTTAATGTATCTTTCTGGGCAGAGGCAGCATATAATGGATACAAAGGTAAATCAAAGTTTCAGGATCGATGAAGTCAAGGTTCCCTGGATTAACTCAAAAAAGCCTGTTATAAGCAATAACAGGGGGGCAGAAGCATTGATTTCAGAATCGCAGTTTTATGGTAGGAAAACTATTACAAAACAGCGCGTAGAAAAAGAATACAGAAATCAGGAACTGGATCGCAAAATAAGAACAGAAAGAATGAAAAATGAGTTTAACCTTATATTCAGGCTAAAAAGCAATGGAATAAATTCTCCTATTCTGTATGATTTTGATAAGTATAATTTCACATTAGTTATGCAAAAACTTGATGGTATAACACTCAATAAACTAATCAGGTCTGGGGATAACTATATGGCGGTTATAAATAAACTTGGCCAGATAATAGGAGAAATGCATAACCTATTAATCTCACATGGCGATCTGAACCCCAACAATATCATGGTTGTTGGGCCAGATATATATCTAATAGACCCCAGCATGGGAAAATTTAATTGTGAAATAGAAGATATGGCAGATGACATTTTCCTCCTCACAGAATCATTTAAAAATCTGTATTCAAACTATGATGTGCTTGAAAATCATTTTATAAGTTCTTATAAGGAAAAATCCACCAATTATGTAGAAATTATAAAAACGCTGGATGAAATAAAGCAAAGAAGGAGATATGTTTGA
- a CDS encoding XTP/dITP diphosphatase — protein sequence MIKFVTSNSHKYEEAKALFKSKNIELSWVKMEYEEIQAEDNELICRDSCMKLTEKIDSPFFIDDTGLYIKSLNGFPGPYASYVQSTLGNSRIMEIGAGSEAHFKTVIGFSMESEIYTFTGILNGHIAKKESGTNKFGYDPIFIPEGYDKTLAELSTEEKNIISHRGRALDKFMDFLSSRGIK from the coding sequence ATGATAAAATTTGTTACCAGCAATAGCCATAAATACGAAGAGGCAAAGGCATTATTTAAAAGCAAAAATATAGAGCTTTCATGGGTTAAAATGGAATATGAGGAAATCCAGGCAGAGGATAATGAATTAATATGCAGGGATAGCTGCATGAAGTTAACAGAAAAAATTGATTCTCCATTTTTTATTGATGATACTGGGCTCTATATAAAATCTTTAAACGGCTTCCCGGGCCCATACGCCTCATACGTACAGTCTACATTAGGGAATTCAAGAATCATGGAAATTGGGGCAGGTTCAGAGGCACACTTCAAAACTGTGATAGGATTTAGCATGGAAAGTGAAATCTACACATTTACAGGAATATTAAATGGCCATATTGCAAAGAAGGAATCCGGAACTAACAAATTCGGTTATGACCCCATATTTATACCAGAAGGCTATGATAAAACACTGGCAGAGCTTTCGACAGAGGAAAAAAATATTATTTCACATCGTGGCAGAGCACTCGATAAATTCATGGATTTCCTATCTTCCAGAGGTATAAAATAA
- a CDS encoding 30S ribosomal protein S6e, producing the protein MVVAVIADRNSGKTYKKDISEDVLGSLAGRKIGEEIDGIFFEMPGYKMKLTGGSANDGFPMKKDLSIMGKKRILITYNKGRKGKNGVRKRVTFRGNTIGSDISQLNLVITQYGTKPLDAKEETEEKGEQ; encoded by the coding sequence ATGGTTGTTGCAGTAATTGCGGATAGGAATAGTGGTAAAACATACAAGAAGGACATCTCAGAGGATGTTCTTGGTTCTCTAGCTGGCAGAAAAATAGGAGAAGAGATAGACGGTATATTTTTTGAAATGCCCGGTTATAAGATGAAGTTAACCGGTGGAAGCGCAAATGACGGGTTTCCTATGAAGAAAGACCTTTCAATTATGGGCAAAAAGAGGATACTTATAACCTATAATAAAGGCAGAAAGGGGAAAAATGGTGTTAGGAAAAGAGTAACATTCAGGGGGAATACAATAGGTTCAGATATATCCCAGCTTAATCTTGTTATTACACAGTACGGTACAAAACCACTTGATGCTAAGGAAGAAACAGAAGAAAAAGGAGAACAATAA